GGCGACGAGACGCTGGGCGGCTTCAGCGCCAGCTTCCGCGAGCCGCGCGAGTTCGACGCCGCGACGCGCACCTTCCTGGCCACGCTCGGCGAGCAGTGCGGGCTGGCGCTGGCACGGGCGCGCGCCTTCGTCGCCGAGCACCAGGCGCGCGAGTTCACCGCGGAGATCGTGGGCTCGGTGCGCGACGGCTTCGTGGCGCTCGACGCGGCGGGGCGCTTCACCTTCGTCAACGCGCGCGCCAAGGAGATGCTGCGTCGGCCGGCCGCCGAGCTGCTGGGCCTGCGCCTGGAGGAGGCGTTCCCGGCCAGCGTCGCCAGCGCGTTCGTGCTGGCCGCGCACCGCGTGCTGACGTCGCGCGCGCCGGAGGTCGTCGAGGCGTTCTCGCCGACGCTGCACCGCTGGATGGAGGGGCGCCTGTACCCGTCGGCGCGCGGCGGGCTCACGATCTTCTTCGAGGACGTGACGGCGCGCCGCCACGCGCGCGAGGCGAGCGACTTCCTCGTCGAGGCGACGCGCGTGCTGAGCGCGTCGCTGGACCACGAGACGACGCTGCGCACCGTCGCGCGGGCGGCCGTGCCGCGTCTGGGCGACTGGTGCGCGGTCGACGTCCTGGACGACCCGATGCATCCCGTGTGGCCGCCGCGCCTGCAGCGCCTGGCCGTCGTGCACGACGACCCCGCGAAGATCGCGCTCGGCGCCGAGCTGCAGGCGCGCTACCCCACCGACTGGTCGGCGGACGTGGGGATGGCCGCCGTGCTGCGCTCGCGCACGCCGCTGTTCGTGCCGGTGGTGACCGACGCGATGATCGACGCCGGCGCACGCGACGCCGAGCACGCGCGGCTGGTCCGCGCGCTCGGCCTCACGTCGCTGATCGCGGTGCCGCTGGTGGCGCGCGGCGTGACGCTGGGCGCGCTGACGCTGGCGATGAGCGAGTCGGGGCGGCGCTACGACGAGGCGGACCTCGCGCTGGCGCAGGACCTCGCGCAGCGCGCGGCCGTCGCGCTGGACAACGCGCGGCTGTTCGGCGAGGCGGAGCGCGCGCGCGAGGAGGCCGTGGCCGCCAACCGCGCCAAGAGCCAGTTCCTCTCGACGATGAGCCACGAGCTGCGCACGCCGCTCAACGCCATCGCGGGCTACACCGAGCTGCTGGAGATGGGCGTGCGCGGCCCGGTGACCGACGACCAGCGCGAGGACCTGACGCGCATCCGCCGCGGCGCCAAGGTGCTGATGTCGCTGGTGAACGACGTGCTGAACTTCGCGCGCGTCGAGGCGGGGCAGGTGGACGTGCACCTCGAGGACGTGCGGCTCGACCTCGTGCTGGCGGACCTGGAGGTGATGGTCGCGCCGCAGCTCCAGGCGCGCCGGCTGACCTACGCGCTCGAGCTGGCCGACGAGGCGCTGGCCGTGCGCGCCGACGCGGACCGACTGAAGCAGATCCTCAGCAACCTGCTGACGAACGCGGTGAAGTTCACCGACGAGGGCGGCCGCATCGTGGTCAGCTGCGACGTGCCGGACGCCGGGCGCGCGATGGTGCGCGTGTGCGTGCGCGACTCGGGCCGCGGCATCCCCGACGACAAGCTGGCCGCCATCTTCGAGCCGTTCGTGCAGGTGGACCGCCACCTCACGCGCGACAGCCAGCAGGGCGTGGGGCTGGGGCTGGCGATCAGCCGCGACCTCGCGCGCGCGATGCGCGGCGAGCTGACGGTGGAGAGCCGCGTGGGCGAGGGCTCGATCTTCGCGCTCGTGCTGCCGCGCGCCGGGGCCGCCGCGGGCTGACGACCGCGCGTCGCGTGCCGGATTCGTCACGATCGCGCGCGTAACGGCAAACGCGCGTCGTTCGTCCTGCGGGCAGCGGCGCCGGGGCCGCACCGGGGCCGCACCTTGGTCACGCGGGCGGGGCTCCGGCCCCACGTGTGTCCCCTCCCTCCGCCCGGCGCCGTCCGGGTCCCGCCCATGTCCACGCCCCACGGCGACCCGGTGTCGTCGGGTGGCGCGTCGCCCGACGCGTCGCCCGAGGCGCGCCTGCTCGCCGAGCTGCTCGATGCCTCGACCGAGCTGGCCTGCGCCGCCGACGGCGACGGGCGGATCGTGTACGTGAACCACGCGTGGGAGCGGACGCTGGGCTACTCGCGCGCGGAGGCGATGTCGCTGCCCGCGGTCGCGCTGGTCGCGCCCGAGCATCGCGCGGCCTACTTGGCCGCCGCGCGCCGCCTGGTCCGGGGCGAGCCGATCGAGGCGTTCGAGGCGGTGCTGACCGCGCGCGACGGGCGCCGCGTGGTGTGCCGGGGCCGCGCGACGCCGCTGATGGCGCCCGATCCCGCGACCGGGAAGCCGCGCTGCATCGGCACGCGCGCGGTCTATCGCGACGTGAGCGCCGAGCGGCGCGCGGAGGCGGCGCGCGCGCGGCTGGTCGCGATGTTCGAGGCGACGGCGGACCTCGTCGGCATCACGCGCCCGGGCGGGCGTCTCGACTTCCTCAACCGCGCGGGCCGGCGACTGCTCGGCCTCGCGGACGACGCGGACGTCGGCGCGCTCAACCTCCGCGCGTGCCACCCGCCCGAGACGATGGCGCGCCTCGAGGCCGAGGGCTTCCCGACGGCGCTGCGCGACGGCGAGTGGACGGGGGACGGCGAGCTGCTGGACGCGTCGGGCGCGCGCATCCCGGTGTCGATCGCGCTCACCGCGCACCCCGGTGCCACGACCGAGGAGCCGACGTCGTTCTCGACGGTGATGCGCGACCTGCGCGAGCGCGCCGCGGTCGAGCGCGCGCTGCGCGACAGCGACACGCGCTTCCGGGCGATGCTCGACAACGGGCGCATCGCCTACTCCGCGCTGCGCGCCGTGCGCGACGACGCGGGCGCGGTCGTGGACTTCGAGTACGTCGAGGCGAACGCGGAGCTGGAGCGCATCACCGGGATGGTCGCCGACGACGTGGTCGGCGCACGGTTCTCCGAGCTCTGGCCGGTGGCGCGCGAGGACGGGCTCGTGGAGCGGCTGGCCGACGTGCTCCATTCGGGACGGGCGATCGAGTTCGAGCGCGAGTCGCGCGATCCGCGGGTGACGGCGCGCTGGACGTCGGTGCAGGTGGTGCCGCTGGCCGACGGCGTCGCGGTGATGGTGCGCGACATCACGCCGCAGAAGATCGCGGAGCTGGAGCTGCGCCTGCTGCAGCGCGTCACGCACGCCGTCGCCGAGGCGGGCGACGTGCCGGAGGCGGGGGCGCTCGCGCTGGAGGCGATGTGCGCCGCGGCCGGGTGGGAGTTCGGCGAGATGTGGCTCGTGGGCGCGGACCGCGACGGCAGCCCGTCGCTGGTGCACGGCCCGGTGTGGCACGCGCCGGGCGACGAGCGGCTCGCCGCGTTCGCGGCGGCCAGCGCGGGGCTCGTGGTGCGGGGCGGCGGCGGCCTGGCGGCCCGCGCGTGGGCCACCGGCGCGCCGGTGTCGGTGCCCGACCTGCGCGCGCCCGGCGTCGACTTCTCGCGCGTGGACGAGGCGCGGCGCGCGCGCCTGGCGGGGGGCATCGCCGTGCCGGTGCTCGCGCGCGGCGAGGTCGTCGCGGTGCTGTCGTTCCTGACCCGCGACGCGCGGCGCGTGCGCCACGCCGACGTCGACCTGCTGGCCGCCGTCGCGGCGCAGGTGGGCACGGTGGTGCGCCGCAAGCTGGCGGAGAACGCGCTCGCGCACGAGCGCGCGTTCCTCTCGACGGTGCTCGACAGCCTGTCGGAGAACGTCAGCGTGTGCTCGCCCGACGGGCAGCTCGTGCTGTTCAACCAGGCGACGCGCGAGGCGCACGGCCTGCCGGAGAACCCGGACCTCGCGCCGGAGGAGTGGAGCGCCTACTACGGGGTGCTCCGGCCCGACGGCGTGACGCCGCTGCCGACCGCGGAGCTGCCGCACGTGCGCGCGCTCGCCACGCGCGCCGACGTGGACGACGTCGAGTACGTGGTCGCGGTGCCGGGACGTCCGCACCGCACGATGGTGGCGAACGTGCGCGTGCTCCACGGGCCCGACGGCGAGCTCCTCGGCTCCGTGTGCGCGGCGCGCGACATGACGGCGCAGAAGGCCGCCGAGGCCGCGCTGCGCGCGAGCGAGGAGCGGCACCGCGCGCTGTTCGAGCGCAGCACCGCCATCCAGTGGGTCGTCGACATGGAGACCGCGTGCATCGTCGACGCCAACGCGTCGGCCGCGCGCTTCTACGGCTACTCGCTCGATCGGATGCGGGGCATGCCGCTGGGGCAGATCAACATCCTGCCCATGGCCGCGATGCGCGCGCTGCACGAGCGCGTGGGGCAGGCGCCGGGTGGCGTGGTGCCGCACCGGCTGGCGTCGGGCGAGGTGCGCATGGTGGAGTTCCACCCCACGCGCGTGGAGCTCGACGGCCGCGTCTTCGCGCACTCCGTGCTGCACGACGTCACCGACCGCATCCGCGTCGAGACGGCGCTGCGGCAGAGCGAGTCGCGGCTGTCGCTGATCTACGACAGCGCCACGGACCTCATGTTCCTGATGGCGGTGGAGCGCGACCGCGACGGCGCGGTCGTGGACTTCCGCTGCGAGTCGGTGAACGCCGCGTACCTGGAGCTGAGCGGGCTGACGGTCGACCAGATCGTCGGCCGCACGATCCGCGAGCTGCTGCCGGCGGACGACGCGGCGGGCGCGGTGGCGCGCTACGCCGGCGCCGCGACCAGCGGCGACGTGCTGCGCTTCGAGGAGGAGCTGGAGCTCGCGGCCGGCCGCCTCACGGTCGAGACGACGCTCACGCCGGTGTTCGACGCCGACGGCGTCTGCACGCACGTCCTCGGCTCGGCGCGCGACGTGAGCGCGCGTCTGCACGCCGAGGCCGCGCTGCGCGAGAGCGAGGCGCGCTTCCGCGGCGTGCTGGAGACCGTGCGCTCCGTCGCGGTGAGCCTCGACGGCGAGGGGCGCGTGACGTTCGCCAACGACGCGCTGGCGACGCTCACCGGCTGGGCGCGCGACGAGATGGTGGGCCGCGACTGGTTCGCCGACTTCGTGCCCGACGGCCCGGGGCTGCGCCAGGTCTTCGCGCGGATGCTCGCCGGCGTCGACGCGCTGCCGCACTTCGAGAGCGAGATCCTCACGCGCACCGGCGAGCGCCGGCTGATCGCGTGGGACAGCACGCTGCTGCACGACGCGAGCGGGGCGATCACGGGCACGGCGAGCATCGGCCGCGACATCACCGAGCAGCGCGCGCTCGAGGCGCGGCTGGCGGCGCTGTCGGAGCACGACGAGCTGACGGGGCTCCTCAACCGCCGCGGCTTCCGGCGCATGGCCGAGCACGAGCTGCGGGTGGGCCGCCGCGTGGGACGCCGCGGGTCGCTGCTCTACCTCGACATGGACGGCTTCAAGGCGATCAACGACCAGCACGGCCACGGGGAGGGCGATCTCGCGCTGCGCGCCGTCGCCGACGTCCTGCGCGGCACGGTGCGCGAGGGCGACCTGGCCGCGCGGCTGGGCGGCGACGAGTTCGTGGTCTACGCCACCGGCGCCGCGACCACCGACGAGGGCGAGGTGCTGGCGTCGCGGCTGCGCGAGCATCTCGCGCGCGCCAACGAGGCGGCCACGCGCGCGGGCCGGCCGTACGCGCTGGGCTTCAGCATCGGCGTCGCCGCGGTGGAGGGCGGCGACGACCTGGACGCGGTGCTGACGCGCGCCGACGCCGCGCTGTACGCGCGCAAGCTGGCACGGCGAGGCACGGCCGACGCGCGCTGACGGGTGTACGCTGGCGTACGCTGGCGTACGCTCGCCCGCGGGCGCCAGACGCGGGTGACCACAATCGTTTGGACCGCAATAGTATGGCCGCGAATTTGCGCTGGAGGCGCGCACGCTTCGGTCCGCGGCGTCCCTCCCGGACGTCACCGGCTCCGCTCCGTCGGATTCCAGCCCCATCGTCGCGTGCCGTCCACGACCATCGCCCAGCCCGCCCGCCGCGAGCCCCGGCTCGCGCTCGCCCTGTTCCTCACGCTGCCGCTGCTCCTCGCGCTCGGGATGCGGCAGTGGCACGTCGCCCCCGGCGCAGCGCCGACCCCGGTGGTGACGCATGTGCGCTGAGCTGCTGCCGAGCGTGCGCCGCGGACGCCGACGCGGCGCGACGGCTGGGGGCCCCGACGCCCCCCGCGGCGACTCGCGCGGCCACCGGCCCAGCTACGCGCCCGACGAGCGGCGCGCGCTGCACGACGTGCTGCGCGAGAAGTGCGTCGAGCTCAAGCCCGCCTACGCGGTGCTGTGCATCGTCGACTGGCTGCACGCCCGCGGGCACGAGGCGGTGAGCGCCGCCGACGTGCGCGCGCTCTTCCCGTCCCGCCGCGAGGGGCTCACGGGCCCGCTGCGCAACGCCGCCGACGTCCTGCGGCGCGCCCGCGAGGGCGGCATGCTGGAGGCGCTCGGCGACGGCTGGTACCGCCTCACGCCGCTGGGCCGCGCGGTCGTCGCCGTGCTCCCCGACGGGCAGCTGGTGGGCACCATCCGCGGCTGCCGCACCGCCGCCTGCGCCACCCGGCCGGGGGAGGCGCGCCGTGCCACGCTCGCCGCGGCCGCCGATCAGCGGGCCGCCGCCGCGGGCGAGCGCTGAGGCAGCGTACCCGAGCCCGGATGTGACGAGGGCCGCCCACGCAGTCGCGTGGGCGGCCCTCGTCGCGTGGCGGCGCCGCCGCGTCAGCGCCGCAGGCGCACGTGGCCGTCCGCGCCCACGGTGCCCACCGGCGCCAGCCGCTCGGCGTGCGGGAGCGGCGACCGGGGCGTCGTGCGGAGCAGCGCCGGGAGGCGATCGGCGAGCGCCGCGCCCGTGAGCGGCGTCTCCAGCAGGCGGCCGAAGACGTCGGCCGCGCCCTGCACCACCTGGTAGCCCACGTCGCCCAGCGACTCGATGGTGAGGAGGCTCATCGGGCGTCGCTCGAGCGGCGTGCCGGGCGCCGTCGGGCTCTCCATGACGCCCGTCATGAGCTCGATCGTGAACACCGCCTCGCGCCAGTGCGGGCCGGCAGCGCCGCTGCCGTCCTCGCTCTCGATCGGCACACCCTCGCCCGGCATCGTGAAGCCCATGCCGGCCGACGCCAGCATGCCGCGCCGTCCGATGAAGCGCGGGTCCGGCGCCGTCGCGACGTTCGGCGCCAGCGTGCGCAGCGCGCTGTTCCACGTGAACCGGCTGACGCCGACGACGTGCCCGATCTCGTGCGTCACCACCGCCTGCAGCGTGCCGGCGTTCAACAGCGCGCGCAGGTCCGTCGTGTCGAAGCGCATCTGCCCCACGATCGGCAGGCCGTCGGCGGCGCGCAGGAAGCACGGGCCGGCCGAGCCGAGCACGCCGCCGCGCCCGTCGATGTGGTCGAGGCGGACGTAGATCAGCAGGTGCCGCACGGCCTCCGTGCGCGCCGGGTCGGCGCTGCCGCAGGCGTTCTCCGGGAAGTTGATCGTCAGCCCGGCGCCGCCCTGCAGGATCGCGCGCTCCCAGTCCGCGACGCCGTTGCGGAACGCGTCCTCGAACGGCTTCTCGGTCGGCACGACGAAGCGCAGCTCGACGCGGAAGCGGTCCGCCGGCGGATCGATCACGCGCACGACCGCGCGCCCCTCGCCGCGCTCCGACGTCACGCGCACGGTTGTCGAGCCCAGCGCGACCGCGCGCACCGCGCCGGTCGCCGTCACGGTGGCGACACCCGGGTTCTCCGACTGGTAGCTCACGGCGCGGCGGAACTGCCGCGTCCCGCCCAGGTCGAGCAGGATCGGATAGAGCTGCGCGCCCGAGCCGTTGAGGATCGTGAGCGTGTCCGGCGCGACGACGACCTGCGTCACCGGCGCCACGCGCACCGTCACCTGTCGCGACGCCACCAGCCGGTCGCCGGACGCGCGGATGGTGGCCGTGCCCGCGGCCAGCGGGCGGATGCGGCCGTCCGGCTGCACCTCGACCACCGTCGGCGCGTCGGTCGAGTAGGTGATCGGCCGGCCGTCGGTCACCACGCGGCCGGCCGAGTCGGAGAACGCCGCGCGCACGCTGTCGGGCACGCTCGTGTAGAGCGTGTCGGGCACGCGCACGAACGCGAGGGACGCGGCGAACGACGGGCGCACCACGATCGCGCGCGTGCCGATCACCGCGCCGAGCGACGCCGTCACCGTCGTGCGGCCGAGCGCGACGCCGCGGACGATCCCATCGGCGCCGACGCGCGCGATGTTGGTGTCCTGTACCGCCCACGTCACCGTGCGGTCCAGCAGCGGGCGCCCGGTCGCGTCCACCGGCTCGGCCAGCAGCGGCACGGAGGTGCCCACCACGATGCTGTCGGCGCCGCGGATGCGGACTTCCGCCACGCTCGCCGCCACCACGCGCAGCGAGGCCTCGGCGGTCACGCTGCCGCTCGCCACGCGCAGCGTGGCGCGCCCGGGGCGCACGCCGCGCACCGTGCCCGTGGACGAGACGACGAGGATCGTCGTGTCGCTGGAGCTCCACGCGAGCGTCGGGCTGCCGACGGTGCGGCCGTCGGCGGCCGTGGCGGTCACGCTGTACTGCCGCTCCTCCTGCTCGGCCAACGAGTCGGGGGCGGTGGCCAGCTGCAGCTTGGTGACCGCGGTCGGCGTGCCGCCTCCGGTCGGGCCGCCACCGTCACCGCCGCCACCACCGCCGCAGGCGGCCAGCAGGACGAGGGCGCCGAAGCACAGGAGGGCGGACGCGCGGGAGCGCGGCGCCGCGGGCGTGCGGGGGTGCAGGCGGGCGGGGAGCATGCTGCGTGGGGCGAGGCGGAAGGGGCACGCGCACGCGACCGGCGCCACACAGCGGGCGGCGTATCCTGCTGGCGGTCTCGCGACCTCGCCCCGCGCACGTCGAGCCATCTGCCGAGGCGGCGCCGGCGCCGATACGGATGTTCTCAGCGTATGTCTACCGTCGCGCGCCGTCCATCCCCGCGCTCAGGTCGCCGCCCGCCACCGCACGGCGGCCGTGGCGGGCGGCACGGCCCTGGATCAGCGGGCGCGCTCGCGCTGCCCGGCCCGCGGCGCGAACCCGGCCAGCAGCGCCCGCGCCTCGGCGCGCTCCGCGTCGGTCAGCAGGTCGCGCCCCTCCTCCACACGCTTCGAGGCGAGGACCTCGTCACACAGCTCGCGCAGGCGCAGCAGCCGGCGGCGGTCGTCGAGGTCGGCGTCGGAGGGCAGGGTGGGATCGACGGTCGGAGTGGCGGTGCTGGTCATGACGGACTCTGCAGTTGCGGGGAAGGCAGCGATCGCGGCGTGGGAGCGAGAGGTGCTCCCACGGCCGTGACTGCCTCCTAAGCAGGGACCGGGCCGTGGCGCGTCCGCCCGGCGCGCGGCCTGCAGCCGATGCCCCGCTGCTCCCGATCCCACGCCTTCCAGAGGAGGTGCGCCATGGCCGCCCATGCTTCCGCGTCCCCGCCCCTGCAGGACCACATGCGCCGCATGCTCCGGGCGCACCCCGCGCCCGTCGCCCTCGTCCGCGACGAGGGTGGGCTCGTCGAGTGCGTGGAGGCCTGCTTCGACTGCGCCCAGACCTGCTCGGCCTGCGCCGACGCCTGCCTGGCCGAGGAGATGGTGGCCGAGCTGCGCGCCTGCATCCGGCTGAACCTGGACTGCGCGGACGTATGCGACGCGGCGGGGCGGATCCTCGCCCGGCAGACGGCGGCGGACCCGCCGTTCGTGCGCGACCTGCTGCGCGCGT
This is a stretch of genomic DNA from Roseisolibacter agri. It encodes these proteins:
- a CDS encoding ATP-binding protein, whose protein sequence is MLQPWSRRPATRDTRPGAIVQVIAAWVAAAAITVVAAPFIPRATFVFFWAAVLFAAWRLGLVAAIAAAVAAVALVDLVVLPPGERGGALALGDLLTLGVFVTVSVLVSALAASRARAQALSEDQTLRLQEQAVELELQAESAQSVAEELELTTEQLQLTATEAEEARAVAEAALEAERAAADRASRLLTVTTGLSRSRTPEEVADVIFTEGLAALGADAGTLALLHETPDGREFETVRAHGYPEALVAHYRRFPLRAGRPLSDALLTRTPRWLSSREAWRRFYPEVVAETGDLEFEAFVAIPVTSGDETLGGFSASFREPREFDAATRTFLATLGEQCGLALARARAFVAEHQAREFTAEIVGSVRDGFVALDAAGRFTFVNARAKEMLRRPAAELLGLRLEEAFPASVASAFVLAAHRVLTSRAPEVVEAFSPTLHRWMEGRLYPSARGGLTIFFEDVTARRHAREASDFLVEATRVLSASLDHETTLRTVARAAVPRLGDWCAVDVLDDPMHPVWPPRLQRLAVVHDDPAKIALGAELQARYPTDWSADVGMAAVLRSRTPLFVPVVTDAMIDAGARDAEHARLVRALGLTSLIAVPLVARGVTLGALTLAMSESGRRYDEADLALAQDLAQRAAVALDNARLFGEAERAREEAVAANRAKSQFLSTMSHELRTPLNAIAGYTELLEMGVRGPVTDDQREDLTRIRRGAKVLMSLVNDVLNFARVEAGQVDVHLEDVRLDLVLADLEVMVAPQLQARRLTYALELADEALAVRADADRLKQILSNLLTNAVKFTDEGGRIVVSCDVPDAGRAMVRVCVRDSGRGIPDDKLAAIFEPFVQVDRHLTRDSQQGVGLGLAISRDLARAMRGELTVESRVGEGSIFALVLPRAGAAAG
- a CDS encoding Ig-like domain-containing protein, producing MLPARLHPRTPAAPRSRASALLCFGALVLLAACGGGGGGDGGGPTGGGTPTAVTKLQLATAPDSLAEQEERQYSVTATAADGRTVGSPTLAWSSSDTTILVVSSTGTVRGVRPGRATLRVASGSVTAEASLRVVAASVAEVRIRGADSIVVGTSVPLLAEPVDATGRPLLDRTVTWAVQDTNIARVGADGIVRGVALGRTTVTASLGAVIGTRAIVVRPSFAASLAFVRVPDTLYTSVPDSVRAAFSDSAGRVVTDGRPITYSTDAPTVVEVQPDGRIRPLAAGTATIRASGDRLVASRQVTVRVAPVTQVVVAPDTLTILNGSGAQLYPILLDLGGTRQFRRAVSYQSENPGVATVTATGAVRAVALGSTTVRVTSERGEGRAVVRVIDPPADRFRVELRFVVPTEKPFEDAFRNGVADWERAILQGGAGLTINFPENACGSADPARTEAVRHLLIYVRLDHIDGRGGVLGSAGPCFLRAADGLPIVGQMRFDTTDLRALLNAGTLQAVVTHEIGHVVGVSRFTWNSALRTLAPNVATAPDPRFIGRRGMLASAGMGFTMPGEGVPIESEDGSGAAGPHWREAVFTIELMTGVMESPTAPGTPLERRPMSLLTIESLGDVGYQVVQGAADVFGRLLETPLTGAALADRLPALLRTTPRSPLPHAERLAPVGTVGADGHVRLRR
- a CDS encoding PAS domain S-box protein; this translates as MSTPHGDPVSSGGASPDASPEARLLAELLDASTELACAADGDGRIVYVNHAWERTLGYSRAEAMSLPAVALVAPEHRAAYLAAARRLVRGEPIEAFEAVLTARDGRRVVCRGRATPLMAPDPATGKPRCIGTRAVYRDVSAERRAEAARARLVAMFEATADLVGITRPGGRLDFLNRAGRRLLGLADDADVGALNLRACHPPETMARLEAEGFPTALRDGEWTGDGELLDASGARIPVSIALTAHPGATTEEPTSFSTVMRDLRERAAVERALRDSDTRFRAMLDNGRIAYSALRAVRDDAGAVVDFEYVEANAELERITGMVADDVVGARFSELWPVAREDGLVERLADVLHSGRAIEFERESRDPRVTARWTSVQVVPLADGVAVMVRDITPQKIAELELRLLQRVTHAVAEAGDVPEAGALALEAMCAAAGWEFGEMWLVGADRDGSPSLVHGPVWHAPGDERLAAFAAASAGLVVRGGGGLAARAWATGAPVSVPDLRAPGVDFSRVDEARRARLAGGIAVPVLARGEVVAVLSFLTRDARRVRHADVDLLAAVAAQVGTVVRRKLAENALAHERAFLSTVLDSLSENVSVCSPDGQLVLFNQATREAHGLPENPDLAPEEWSAYYGVLRPDGVTPLPTAELPHVRALATRADVDDVEYVVAVPGRPHRTMVANVRVLHGPDGELLGSVCAARDMTAQKAAEAALRASEERHRALFERSTAIQWVVDMETACIVDANASAARFYGYSLDRMRGMPLGQINILPMAAMRALHERVGQAPGGVVPHRLASGEVRMVEFHPTRVELDGRVFAHSVLHDVTDRIRVETALRQSESRLSLIYDSATDLMFLMAVERDRDGAVVDFRCESVNAAYLELSGLTVDQIVGRTIRELLPADDAAGAVARYAGAATSGDVLRFEEELELAAGRLTVETTLTPVFDADGVCTHVLGSARDVSARLHAEAALRESEARFRGVLETVRSVAVSLDGEGRVTFANDALATLTGWARDEMVGRDWFADFVPDGPGLRQVFARMLAGVDALPHFESEILTRTGERRLIAWDSTLLHDASGAITGTASIGRDITEQRALEARLAALSEHDELTGLLNRRGFRRMAEHELRVGRRVGRRGSLLYLDMDGFKAINDQHGHGEGDLALRAVADVLRGTVREGDLAARLGGDEFVVYATGAATTDEGEVLASRLREHLARANEAATRAGRPYALGFSIGVAAVEGGDDLDAVLTRADAALYARKLARRGTADAR
- a CDS encoding four-helix bundle copper-binding protein — translated: MQDHMRRMLRAHPAPVALVRDEGGLVECVEACFDCAQTCSACADACLAEEMVAELRACIRLNLDCADVCDAAGRILARQTAADPPFVRDLLRACLAACQACGAECERHAAHHEHCRVCAEACLRCEAACQQLLDALPVASRARGDYVP